The Helicoverpa armigera isolate CAAS_96S chromosome 15, ASM3070526v1, whole genome shotgun sequence genomic interval CATCTTTCACAACATttcacatttaattaaattaataactaaaacCATTGCGTTTTCGCTTTACTAACAAGTTTTGATTTATGAAATAGGATACAACAGAGCTGTCTGAATCAATACTGTGTTATTAAAGCTTCGTTCACTCACCATTCACCGTTCAGTGAACGAACGGGAATGAATGCCGAGCCCCTCGTGTATTTTGTTACTTAAATTcaacgtttatttttgttaacggGATTCTAAtttcttgtttatatttattttattacagtatgaaaataaagcaattgaaattattgaaactttaaggacaaataaaaataatctactGATCGTGTGGAATAACCCTTATGACCCAGCCCAGTGttaccaataaatataaattacatccGACATTCATATTTTACGGCGTATTGCATTCAATCTGACCAATCAAATTAATTGGACTGCTTTTAATATCGCATTGAAAACATACCGCTTTCCCGGTACCAAACTATATTGTCTATAGTACTTAACCATTGAGCCGTAGATTACATAATGCGGACATATTGCGCACCCACACATACAAAGATGTACCCACACATAGACACATCGTTGTGGGAGGTAAATGTAGGATTTTGTATCGGAAAATACTGAAAAAGATCTTGTATTACGTACGATCATTATCGATATGAGTCGATTCTACTTTCCAGTCTTCAAAAAgagataaaaacattttagaaaCATTATAAATTCCTAAATGTTATTATACAACGTGACTTGCGCCAAATAGCGACGAAATAGCAGATTAGAGTGCTATAGATATCAATTGTGTTTGAATTGCTTTCACAATAATAATGAATAGCAAAACAAACTGTGATAAGCTGTCATGATAATTAATAcgtctgtatttttatttatcgttGCTAGAAGCTTAAGGGCTAATACCGACTTCACTATCACAGTTTAAATCTTCATTTGAAATCATCATCGACATTTTGTGAAGCCAATTAGTAACTCGTATTAATTAATTCGCAGTTAATATTCGATAGCAGGAATTTCTCTTAATATCCTGTTTCATTAAATGCGGTCGGCGAACAATTGGATATTTTAACCCTATACTAGTGCAGTTTAAACTGAAACGCCAAATATGTGTGCACAGCCAATAAATTAACGTTTTTAAACATGTTAACATGTTTGCggttacattattatttattatttcgagTGCTACATACGTtcgtaattaatgtttaattattacattttatgctTTGTGTGTTCTGTCTGTGCcgattcaattgttttgatataattaaaattatttaaattgctcTTGATTGATAAAAGTAGTCAAGTTCTTTtgcaaaaagcaaaaataaaaccttatttttgattcaaatgaattttggtatctagaaaaataataaaaaatggtgtATTGTTTGCAGGAAACTGCAGAAGTATGCGTGGGCACGTCTGTGGGCACCATCACGGAGCCGGACTGCCTGGGCCCCTGCGAGCCTGGGACCTCGGTCACGCTGGAGGGCATCGTGTGGCACGAGACGGAAGGTGGTGAGTTGTTACTAGCGCACGAACGCAATGCACCGTAGCGCGCCCATCCCATACACTCTGCACGCTTATGCACGCCTGGTACTTGTTCCAGCTTTGCGATACATCATTACCATGGCTATcatactatttatattattacaattctATTCACACcgaaaaacataacaaaaagaTACAATAGATATTTGCCAAAAAAAACCTAGCCAAACGTTTTTGCTTCGAACTAACCTAACTAACGCTGTTTCTACCTGTTCTGGGTTCCGCTAAGTGAAgtttgatttagtttttatcGAACCACTGAGTTTAACaagaagataatttattttttatgactgaGACTCTTTTATCATCAGTCTGGTCAGATGATTGTTGTCAAACgtttaaattataaagttatttcATATCACTGGCTGGTAAACTCCGTTGTAGGCATTCTTTGTGGTTTTTATTGATCAACCTTTTTTTAAACTTCTTATCTTGGGTCATTCACTGACCACGATAACCTGGATGACGTCATAGACGTTTAAGCagaattttacaataattaataaataacatgatcCCCTATCGATGGGTTATCATTTGTAAATACAAAGCAATGGGCCCTGCAGTATCTAATAGGGGTTTTTGTGAGGATTCATAATGAATTCCGAGAAATAGGGTTTGGCAATAAATAACGTCCGATATTAAGCGAGCAATAAATATGGATACGGTGTTTCCTGTTAATGGTTAAATATTTGAGAGATTACTTCGTATAGAGttcaattttgataaaacgCACGCCATTttgatattcttaaaaaaataagtatagtcTTTATACGGTATTTAATGCTATAAAGGAGTTTTTATCTAGAAAAAATACACTACGAAGTGTGTCATTAACgtcaatatataaataatacgaGCTCCCATAAACCATATAATTAAGAAGTCCACTTTCAGaagcaatattaatttatttacaacaccTGGCTCGGTGATTACGATTACCGATTGTACGTGTACAGTTTTTTCTTGTCGTCATTCGTATTTCATGACGGCCATAACCATCTCCTTTCCCAgtgttgtatatttattttaactcacCATCCCGAACTggctattaatattaaaatattcatggcGCACATAAAACAGTGGAGTCAATGAGACTCCCTACATAATTACTGGGCGCTTATTAGCCGGAGATAGCATCGCGGAATATTTAATAACCCCGCCGAACCGATACGAGAGCCTTTACACCTTTTATGCTCGCCTGGTAATAAAATGCCCCGCAACTCTTTagggtaagtaaataaattcaaaacggCCGGTAAtctcatttacataaattattattatgtttgcgATGAAATCAATTCTCACTGCGatcctttatttattacttattttattttcggtaTTCAGACATTTAATTTCAAGTTGGAGTAATTCAATAGCTTTCTCCAAATATAATTCAATTGAAATCGCGGGTATTTTGCGAATGCCTGAAAAGTTTGTATTAATTCTGTCCGATATAACTTTGATATCAATTTAATTCTTCGTCATCGGGATCTGATGTGGTCGTCCATCattaagatgaaaataaaacagacaaagtAATACGAGAGCACACGTCCTGAACGCCATTAGAGGGCCAGACCACGCAACACAATGCCGCCCCCCGTAGCCGCtcgtaattattataaaacacgaTAATAAATCACCATCTGCTCGCTTCTGTTGCCACTTTCCAAATTTATCCGGGCGATGGACGCGCGCGGGGAGCGAGGCCGCGGGGGAGGCAATTCACGCCCTTCCTCTTCAAGCTTATTTATTTTCGGCTAATGGCGCCGAGGAGCTTACGGAAATTAAATACTGTTTACTGTGCGACTCCAACCgcgttataattttattacgggCTCACGTGTAAAATAATCGAGCTTTATTAAGTTTCCTCATTAAGTCACAGGTTCTGGCTGTGAAGGAAATAATTCTCTTTAAGTCTAAAAGTCCGGAGCATATCGAGCGGCATCTGGTGCTCGGCTACCGCTCAAAAAATGTCCTCAGAGACAGGTTTACGAGGCTCTCTCGTACCACTACAGTGTACGTGCTAACAATTAAGCGGAGGCTACCCAGTACACGCCGCGTTGCATTCCATTCCACTAATTAGTGaacgtattttaatatttatgcttCGTTTTCGAGTTTCGGTTTATGTCTCTTTTATGAAGCATTTTGTATCTGACACATAATAATCCGAAACTTTTTTACGAGAAGAACATGTTGAACGGGTTTTATCTTTCCAAATGTGGCGCTACCTACCATTTTAAGAGAAAAAGTTAAGTTTGCCAGGTCGGCACCATTGAATGGATGTAAATGAAATCGCCGGAACTTTGTTTGTCTCGGTGTGGGAAACAATGGGCAAGTCTGATTAGTGCCGTGCTCGGAGCAACGCGCCGTGGCCGCCCGGCCCTCGTGAACGACGCCCACTCaactacactcagcggcacggaatctggcccaagcacatttgggccttataaccattatttaaatgaaaaatctgaatttttattttaaaattgtttaatttactcattttccaatagtaaatgactaacaaacaacaggATTGTGAGGATGTTCATTAAGTTTCATAGAGTTAGGAAACAGAGtactttaccgcaataatcaccataaacttttaaattcaacatttttaacaaaacagaaagttatcgaattttaataatgggtgttttttcctcttgatctgatgactacctgcatacgatctggcatgctctggatgatgtttttatctccacctgagagatctcctgcCAGACAGCTACCAGCgaggttttcagttcactgagagtccgtggtgggttacgacttgctcggacctgtcttttaagcatgttccagacatgttctacaggattcatggcagGGTTTCTTGCAGGTCAGTCCAATTTTtaaataccgacctcgaacaagtaatcggttacgcaaagagctgtgtgaggtcgagcattgtcctgcattatacgaaattcttcacttcctatgaatccctgacagggcaaaacatgattttgaagggtctcttcaatataccgcactgttgtcagacgactttcgacagccaataattcagtacgggcttctgaatttatgcctcgccaaaccaagatggacccaccatgaaaactgattgtttgcttggtagtggtgggaaaaaaccattctccgcgctttctccattcacgttcacggccgtctggagctcttaaggCGACTCttcattcatcggtccataaaattttactcaattGGTCGTGCGTCCAATTTgaatgttctcttgcaaacctaagtctggctatgcgatggTGCAGGAGAAGTTCCAGgtctcgagttggtcttcgagcacgcacatcccgttcctccatccttcttcttattgtgtgcttacggacgttgacttctcttgctgtttgcaaaggctggcgtatctctaacgcagtgagaaaccgatttttcatttatgcacgtacgataaatcggtcgtcgtgcgccgacgaacaccttataCCCGCACTttttggtcttcttgtgtaaaggccagtctggtcatacattttctatccatatctttaacttttacgcggtgcacttaaagtttcaaccatcttccgctgcttccgcccttgacgtcttagcaacactacctgagcaacttgagctgcagtaagggtaattttcagatcaaattgtgaaaaagagagaaacaaaaaacgatcataatcattattttttttttggaacgtgcttagtgcTTCGGCAATTTCTGTCTGAATTGAAACTTAACTTTccgctttgtgttccaacaacggaatctgtttctattgttataaaagttaaacaaacacacatttttctttatttcaattatcaattacgaaaggactgacaatatgtcatatgaaattagaatttacaacagctatctgggctgatatctacttgtgcttgtttgggccaaattccgtgccgctgagtgtattttgtgttattaactCAATCGATTTAGTCAACAAAAGAATGCTGGAGgtgaaaaaacaaaacaatcaagTTTTGGgttttttgttaattgtatGCTTACAAGGCACGCGATATTAAATGTTGCGGGGCCAAATCTCACTGTATAGAGTTTAATCTCCAAGTTTGAGATTAACTTTGTGAGTGCGACTTATTCAAATATTGACGTAGGTAGGGATTTGTGAGCGAGGAAGTTAGCGAGGGGTGTCGGAAACAAAGCGGGCCGGGCAAAGTGGGGTGAGGGCACGACAACTATTAGGCTGTTGATTACCGCGGCCGAGGTGTAATTAGCACCACCTAAATGAACCTATTTCAGCTCGCTGCTTTCCTGCTAAAATGATCAGCGACTTAATCAAAAGATTGCACGCTAATATGCGGATGAAATGTACGCTGCTGTAATTATACtttgaatatttgtaaataggatgtaagtaggtaaagatattaataacaaTAGGCGAATGAAATGACATCTACAATAAAAAGTAGTcatttttaaaaactgaaagTTTATTTAGACATACTTACCTATGAAATTCTTTTACGCAAAAGCTGCTTAACAGAATTTGATGAATCCTCAATCACAGAATAACACATATAACGTGTAAGCTATTTCTATCTAAATAGGTAATGACACGAGAAAACCACGGGGGACAGCTAGTTCAGAAATAACGGGATAACTACATCTAGTTTTTGGCCTATTGTGTGTAACAAAACACTAGATACAATAGGACACAGGCTGTCATCGCGTGCAGGAACACGTTACTTTCGCGTATTATGACAGAAATATTGATGTACAAGCTATTTTAACTTACGTCCCCCCCGTCGTTAACAGCGTAACAAGTAGGTAGGCACCGACAACACGCGGTTGAGCCATTAGTGACGTTCCAACAAATCGAAACGATTACACACTGCCAAACAGTGGACCCACGATCTCTAATTTAACTTTTCCGTGACCGGTCGGCCGTATTAACAATTTACAAGGGGATTTCACCCCTAAATAATAAAAGTGCGGAGCGCGCCCAACGATTTCCTCTAGGAAGTTGCGAGCACCATCTGTTCGGGGCTCCGagctactttttaaatatttctgacAACCTGGTATTCGTTTTATTAGTTGGCGTACTATGGTTTCCGTGTTTGTTCTTGCTTTATGGCTGTGTTTTATTCACAGTGCACATTGTTTTTTACGCTAAAAATTAATATGCGTACACGTAACGTTGGAACGTTATAAAATGATTTACACGTTCACAATAGAAAGCAAACACAATATTTGAAACATAAATAACGGTAGACAAAGTGGTGGCATAGCGGTTCAATAATAAACTAATGATCGCGGCCATTGTCTCATTAGTCACAGAACACGTCTCCTTGTTACAATAACTCCATCATTTTATGCTAATGGCTTATAGAGAAATGCTTTATGTGTTCATTGTTTTgtggaacaataaataataactatgacTTACGAAGGACTTGTACCCACATTATACGGGTCACTTATCAATCTTGTTACAgatttacattttgttattCCACGAgacaactttatttttgaagCTCGCTCTCAATTTATTTgggataatattattataataaacatggAATACAAATAACGTGAATCTGTTAtgtcattgtttattttgtaaatggacattttattaatagataCAACATTTTCGGTAAACAACTTTGCTTATCTTTGATTAGATGACTGGCGATCaataagattattatttaaatggctCTACTCTATTTGTACGGTGAAATTAATAGCAGCAATAAAGTATTTTAGGCTTTCACAATACACGCACTATGTATAGCGGCGACCAACGGATCGAGGCCATAATCGCCATGACCAAAATTGTGCGGCCAATTTAGTTATCACGTAATCCTACACAAAAATGGCCGCTTCAGGGCAGCCGCACAGCGTGTGTGCGTGTGTGGCCGAGCCTGAAAGAGTTCACCAGAGTATTACGACTACGACCATAAATCAGATTTCACAGTCATTTAATAACAATGCCATTGTGCGCTccgcaaattaaaatatttgccaCAAATGCAAAATGTTTGCGTCAGCCCTTACCAAATTTATTGAGAGCGAGCTACCTATGTAGTGTGATAGTTGTTTACTATGTTTAACGTATGTAGTTGTGTATGTTTATCATGTGTCTCCGTCAGTAGAGTAATGTAAACTTCTTCAGTGTAGATCATAAATTCGTGCAGCGCGCGCGGCCAggctataaaaatgtattaatatgcTGCAAACAATGTTAGTAGTATGTGAGATCATAACTTATGAGACGCGCACTGTGCGGATACTCCGGCACTATGAAATTGTTGTTGGCAGCAGAGAAATATGGCGCACTGCTCTAATGGAACCTACTTTACAATAATACAACTAAATCCAAATAGTGAAAaccaacacacaaaaatatcacGTATTCTCGTGTACTTTCCACAAAATCTCATTATACTATTTTGGCATTTTAAAAGctatacttatttacaattcAACGAGACCGCCACATAAAATCGAGTCAACGAAAAAGCTCGGTAGGGATTAAAAAGGGATTGTCCGGGGCTCTCACTTTTATCTCAATTTGTTACTCTTGTTTACGAAAAACATTTTGAGGACAAAGAGAAGATTAAATCGCTCTGAATTACAATAAGGTCCTAAATGCGGTAGGTGACATTATAAATTCACAATGAACCTCAGGTTTATGTGCAGTAAAATTGTGCTACAGGAATGTCCTTTAAAGGCGAAAAAGTGTCGCGGATAGAGGGGtgaaattgattaattaaattagcatAAGTTGTGAGGCGAGCGCGATAAGCGAGCGAGGTAACGCGCGAcagggcgcggcgcggcggagTCACGTCGGCCGCGCTCCTGCATCCCCAATATGCAAATGAGTGCTCCCGCGTGACAAATTGGATCCGAGGCTGCCGTCGCCGCCGATAACTTCACTGCACCAATTTCGTTAAAGCCGTATCTTCTTACACAGTTTAAAACTAATCCCATTACACGTTCCGCGGAACAAGTATACAAGAAGCCATATTTTATCGTTCCGTGATATTGTTACAGGTGTACTAGTAGTGAATGTGACGTGGCGAGGGAAGACTTACGTAGGAACGTTACTGGACTGCACGCGACACGACTGGGCGCCACCGCGGTTAGTATTTATGCGACTGTGCGTTCTAACTCTTATGTACACGAACAGGGAATACTAATGCCGGCGGGAATAACGCGTCGCAAGCACACGAGAAGTGCCTCAATCTGTTACAAACACTGTGTAATGGACGAGCTCAGGCACGTATCTCTAAAATGAGTCACAAAGACGTGACCAGAAATTTTTGAATTGAGAAACACCACGAATATCTTTTCATAAATAACGACGCCATTGATATTCATAGGTTTCCACAAGTTCGACGAAGTGGTTGTCCTAAAGTTAAATGTCATATTAAGATTTGTATTACATTTCCATAGGTTTTGTGACTCCCCAACTGAGGAGTTGGATGCACGGACGCCTAAAGGTCGAGCGAAACGTGGCCGCGGCGCAGCGCCGACCGACATGACAAACTTTACCGAGACGCGGTCATCGGTACACAGCAAGCTACGAAATGGTGGCGCGAAGGGACGGAGAGCGTTGCCTTCTCCTACGCCGTTCACGCCACCGAGACCTGACTCCAAAAGAAAACGCACTTCGGAAGCTGAGGAAAGACCTCCAACGCCGAAAGCTAAACGTCCGCCTCCCACACCGTCTTCCCCTCCCCCTGATCCCGTCCTCCTTGAATGTCCAGAGCCGAATTGTTCGAAGAAGTACAAGCATGCGAATGGCCTCAAATATCACCGGTCACACGCGCACGGCTCGCCCGACGATGACGACAAGGACGGCTCTAGCTCCGAGCAAGAGGAGCCGGCAGCTGAGCCGGCGTCACCGGCACGACCGCCATCCGCCCCGGCCACGCCCGCCACGCCGGTGAAGTCTCCCACGCCGGCCAAGTCGCCTGAAGCCAAGGTTGACAAGTCACCGGAGAAGTCTCCCGAGAAGCCAGAAGTGGACGCGGAGTCTCCGCAGCAGCCTCGGTTCGCTGAGGAGTTCATAACGGCGTCTGAGCCTCCGCCCGTGGTGGACCGGCCGCAGACGCCGCCGCAGCCACCAGCCACGCCGCCTGACGCACTGCCCACGTTACAACCTACACAGTTTAAGGTAAGCAATTGCTACAACAGCTGAAATCATAAAAGATCTTTTCGCTgaccgactgccaagaaggctTATGTTTTTATGAGTAATAGTCATGATCGTTCAGTGACAGTTTCCAAACTGTTTTTATGCAAACATTCATAATTTGGCACATTACAGGTGAAGCCTCGGTCAGCTCTGATGGCGGAGGAGCGCAAATCCACGGAGTCTCCGGCGGAGGAGTCTCCCGGCAAGAAGCGCGCGCGTCGCTCGCCGACGCCGGGCGTGCGGTCGCCGGCCTACTCCGACATATCGGACGACGCCGCGCCGCCCGACGCGCCTCCCGACGACCCTGCGCACAGGCCCTTCCCGGTCTACCATCAGGTAATTTAACTTTATGGAACTATAGAATCCGTTTTATATACGAATTGCTAAGCGAGACGCCTCTAAGTTCAACTAAGTTGTATAAAATGAAAGACAAAGCTACATAGCTAACGTCaactttttaataattctttgaggaatcaaagtatttttataaattgtagatttaaaatattcattatattcattttcaGATAGTTAATAGTTCACTAATTTCAGAGGAGGATATTAGATGTTGTCCCACTTATTCATGTTATAACTTCTTTTAATTCCAGTTCTACGGGCAGCCGTCGTACATGCCTCCCTCACATCCTCCCCCTGTGCTTCCTCAGTCTTCCGACAAAGGCAAGGAGGATCTCTCCAAAGGCGACCCTAAGGGTGATCTCAAAGTAAGTTTCTTATTTCCAAAGTAGAAAATCGTATGGTATTCTTCTAATATTTAAGTGAATCAAGCCTAAATTGTGATCAAATTCTTTCCAGGACGGCAAACCAGACAACGGACCTCAGAAAGTGTTACCACAGCACTTTTACCCTTACAATTACGTTCCAAACTTCCCTTACAACGTGGAGCCCGGTGGGCCTCCACCAGGACCGCCCTTAGAAGACAAGAGCAAAGACAGTGACCGTTCGAAGACCACCCCTAGTCCGTTAGACAAGAGTAAGCAACAGCGACCCCCTGATGGCAAAGAGAATCCGGCTCGGCCGAATGATAACCACCAGATATTGAAGGAAAGCATTGAAATGAAGGCGCAGATGGGCCCTTATGCCTTCCAAAGACCTCCGCTTGGGAGAGACGAGGAATTGAGAAGGTGGGTGTTGTAATTTAGCTTTGAAAGATGCTTGATGCAACaaattgtttagatattgttaAAGTGCTCATTTATAGTTGAGAGTTGCTAACATAGCAGAGTATCCACGATTCGTGATATTAGATTATCTACATGTTTTATTAGTATAGCATCGTAGAGGCTAtttttaaagctcaattttaattacatatgaTTGACATGTCATCACATTATATTTCAGATACTACATGAATTTTGATCAAAGAAGAAAAGAAGGGGGCAACGAGTCGAAGCCCCCCGGGATGGCGGCGGGGGCCAGCGGGCCCGCGGGGCCGGGGAGCCGCCCCCCGCCGCAGCCCGCGCACAAGCAGCCCCCCAAAGACAAGGACGATAAGCCCAAAGAGGAGGTCAAGGTAACTAGAGCTTCACATTGACACTATGGTCACAGGGTTACCAGGGTTCAAATTGAATAAAGATGGCCGAAATAttgcctttttttttaacgacttcaaaaatcatcaaatgtccccTCCCGCTTAgtagcggcgagggagtgtcagacttactgactaaaaaccgtcgtgttccgtcgtaggcctttttatgtgctagggccgcggtatctctttcgaacaacccgcagcccacaGCCTTTTTTTTGAAGTCTCACTAGCTGGTAACCCTGGTATCATAAAGTGAACACCACCGTCAGGCTAGACAGTTCCCAACGTGGTTGGGGATCGGCTTCCTGCTAACCTTAACTAATTTTAGACGGAGCCTTTGCCGCCTGATCAGCACTACCCACCCTATGGCAGGGACCGATACCCTAAGGTTAGACCCGATAGCAAACTTTTACAATGTACATGCGAAGATGGAAGGAACTATGTAAAAATAGTCTATCTTTATGGCAAATTTCATCTCAAGCAGTTTAAGAAACAAATATACTCACTGTCGTATTTAATGAACTTGCCAACTTACTCCAAATGAGTTCACGCCAAACTGCAATAGGTGGAATCGAATTCACAAAGTCACTATCTCTCGATTGCCACTACGTAGTTTGATCGAAATGCACGGTAGCTCTAGACAGCCcgcaaaaatgtaaaaatgtttctGGTATTACAGGTTAAGCAAGAAGGTCAGAAGCCGACAACAGAGACGCAaggcccgccgccgccgccgacctCGCAGTACTACCTGCCGCCGTACATGCAGCCGGGGCACTACGGCGCGCTGCCCTTCGACCCCATGTACCGCGCGCCGCTCAGCCCTATGCTGGTGAGCGGCTTCGGCGGCGGCTGGAGTGTCCCCCGCTACCACGCGCCCGAGGACCTGTCCCGCCCCGCCGGCGCCAAGCTCGACCTCATGCCGGGCGTCGCCGGCCCGGGGGCGCAGCACCCGCCCAACTTCGCGTACGGCGGCGCTCCTCATAAGATACATGAGTTGCAGGTATGTTGGTCAATTAATTTGTCATGTTGACTTATGAATTGGCCTTATGTTTTTGGGATAACATCTGCGGGctatctaatttataatatctcATTTTTTGAGTTTGCAGACGTTGTGTTGCTATTTCCCCTATTGAAAGTTTGTAATGTAGCTTTAAATCTTTATAGAGAGAGTACTAAAGGATACACATTTGCAGGAGCACGCGAAGTCCCCGCAGAGCAAGCCCCGCGCGGAGGCGCCGAAggagcccgcgccgccgccgcgctcgccgcgctcgccgccgccgcagcGCCACGTGCACACGCACCACCACACGCACGTCGGCCTCGGCTACCCGCTCTACCCGCCGCCCTACCCCGGTATGTCACACACTCACTCAATCACTGCTTCATAACTAACTTGCTTTCTAATCGAACCGAAACGATTACGTCCACTCTACACCCCTCGGCCGAGCGACCGACTGCGGTCGCTAATAATGTCATGTGCTTGGTTGCAGGGGCCCGATAGCACGGGACGGACGAGCGGGCCAGCCCCGCCCGGCCCTAGCTATCCGTAGAGAGATGATAGTCGAGGCGCTATGTCAGAGACAGTAATGGAAGATTATGTTTTGCAGCGGCGGCCGTGCTGGCCAGCACGCAGGCCGTAGTCAACTCGTTCCCGACGCCGCCCAAATGAGAGCCGCCATGACGCCCCGCGGGCCCCGAGCCGCCGCGAGACCGCCGCGCGTAGACGCCGCGGACGTACCGCGGACTGTATCTCTATGCCAGTAGCCATAATTTAAACACTGTGATCTCGCGTAACCCACAAATGTGTATGTGATGTGCGCTTTGAATGTTATAGAATGTGTCCGGACCGATAGTTACCTTTTATAGTTGAAGAGTGTTGTGTTATGTTGGACTCGTCGATGGATGTTGTGGGCTGCGGGCGGCGCGGACCTGCCCCCGTACGCCACGTTTCATACGTTACTAGTGGAAGCACAAACTAGTTTTGTACATATTAGTGTTATGTGTAAAGTACCCTACGATTGTTAGTGTTCCATAAGGGTTATGTAATATAAACATCGAATTTTCCGATTCTCCCTCTGGGCATTGTACTGAAGTTTGAAGCCCCGTGTCTAAAATTTATATCATTGCGAATACAGCCTAGTAAGATCTTTATTTATGATATCTGCATTCCACAAAACGAAAGCGAGCGTATCTAGATTTAAagtataatattagttaagttTTAAGTAATCTAGTGTAAGTTTAAAGGCGTCAATGTGATCATTACAATATGAGTCGTAGCGTGCACAAATCGTACTCTGTCTCGATATAGTGAACAAtgacttattattatataacGTAGAGAGCATCCTATAGATTCGTCGAGTGTTTCAACATCGCTGTGCGTGTATGTATGTCAGGCttttaatcataaatattaaaatctcatAGTCCGATATTTCTCAGTTACAAGAGATT includes:
- the LOC110371241 gene encoding zinc finger protein 608 isoform X1 gives rise to the protein MAAPMREGAPAGGARPAPHAHPANFEYDDNEWDIGIGDLIIDLDADIEKTDEAGGMAARAEPDAQRTALKMKIKRTKPGTKSSEAKHEIVKSNEMNGEPKASVPAQAAPPAAAKRGSGGHRRDKARDKHHHPHPPHDVNGVARVPPPPNAPGPPAPPPHPSAPPAPAPHAAHAPHAPHAAPAKPEPRPATAPRLDNKPPAPAPPAPAAPAPAPPPAPAPVQHPPHAHHTSHATHAPSTPSKPEPDDSRQENHSSQPPAKKQKTEPKETAEVCVGTSVGTITEPDCLGPCEPGTSVTLEGIVWHETEGGVLVVNVTWRGKTYVGTLLDCTRHDWAPPRFCDSPTEELDARTPKGRAKRGRGAAPTDMTNFTETRSSVHSKLRNGGAKGRRALPSPTPFTPPRPDSKRKRTSEAEERPPTPKAKRPPPTPSSPPPDPVLLECPEPNCSKKYKHANGLKYHRSHAHGSPDDDDKDGSSSEQEEPAAEPASPARPPSAPATPATPVKSPTPAKSPEAKVDKSPEKSPEKPEVDAESPQQPRFAEEFITASEPPPVVDRPQTPPQPPATPPDALPTLQPTQFKVKPRSALMAEERKSTESPAEESPGKKRARRSPTPGVRSPAYSDISDDAAPPDAPPDDPAHRPFPVYHQFYGQPSYMPPSHPPPVLPQSSDKGKEDLSKGDPKGDLKDGKPDNGPQKVLPQHFYPYNYVPNFPYNVEPGGPPPGPPLEDKSKDSDRSKTTPSPLDKSKQQRPPDGKENPARPNDNHQILKESIEMKAQMGPYAFQRPPLGRDEELRRYYMNFDQRRKEGGNESKPPGMAAGASGPAGPGSRPPPQPAHKQPPKDKDDKPKEEVKTEPLPPDQHYPPYGRDRYPKVKQEGQKPTTETQGPPPPPTSQYYLPPYMQPGHYGALPFDPMYRAPLSPMLVSGFGGGWSVPRYHAPEDLSRPAGAKLDLMPGVAGPGAQHPPNFAYGGAPHKIHELQEHAKSPQSKPRAEAPKEPAPPPRSPRSPPPQRHVHTHHHTHVGLGYPLYPPPYPAAAVLASTQAVVNSFPTPPK
- the LOC110371241 gene encoding zinc finger protein 608 isoform X4, giving the protein MAAPMREGAPAGGARPAPHAHPANFEYDDNEWDIGIGDLIIDLDADIEKTDEAGGMAARAEPDAQRTALKMKIKRTKPGTKSSEAKHEIVKSNEMNGEPKASVPAQAAPPAAAKRGSGGHRRDKARDKHHHPHPPHDVNGVARVPPPPNAPGPPAPPPHPSAPPAPAPHAAHAPHAPHAAPAKPEPRPATAPRLDNKPPAPAPPAPAAPAPAPPPAPAPVQHPPHAHHTSHATHAPSTPSKPEPDDSRQENHSSQPPAKKQKTEPKETAEVCVGTSVGTITEPDCLGPCEPGTSVTLEGIVWHETEGGVLVVNVTWRGKTYVGTLLDCTRHDWAPPRFCDSPTEELDARTPKGRAKRGRGAAPTDMTNFTETRSSVHSKLRNGGAKGRRALPSPTPFTPPRPDSKRKRTSEAEERPPTPKAKRPPPTPSSPPPDPVLLECPEPNCSKKYKHANGLKYHRSHAHGSPDDDDKDGSSSEQEEPAAEPASPARPPSAPATPATPVKSPTPAKSPEAKVDKSPEKSPEKPEVDAESPQQPRFAEEFITASEPPPVVDRPQTPPQPPATPPDALPTLQPTQFKVKPRSALMAEERKSTESPAEESPGKKRARRSPTPGVRSPAYSDISDDAAPPDAPPDDPAHRPFPVYHQFYGQPSYMPPSHPPPVLPQSSDKGKEDLSKGDPKGDLKDGKPDNGPQKVLPQHFYPYNYVPNFPYNVEPGGPPPGPPLEDKSKDSDRSKTTPSPLDKSKQQRPPDGKENPARPNDNHQILKESIEMKAQMGPYAFQRPPLGRDEELRRYYMNFDQRRKEGGNESKPPGMAAGASGPAGPGSRPPPQPAHKQPPKDKDDKPKEEVKVKQEGQKPTTETQGPPPPPTSQYYLPPYMQPGHYGALPFDPMYRAPLSPMLVSGFGGGWSVPRYHAPEDLSRPAGAKLDLMPGVAGPGAQHPPNFAYGGAPHKIHELQEHAKSPQSKPRAEAPKEPAPPPRSPRSPPPQRHVHTHHHTHVGLGYPLYPPPYPAAAVLASTQAVVNSFPTPPK